Proteins from a genomic interval of Brooklawnia cerclae:
- a CDS encoding ABC transporter permease, with amino-acid sequence MSAIEVTGRGALALTWRRLRRDPASVVASLFILALIAFALAAPLVAQWTGHGEAEQFRDTGLTPAGLPVGPSREFLLGTDHLGRDVLVRLAYGARVSLLVGVLASLAASVIAVIVGTVAGFVGGWVDTVLSRLIDLVMSVPFLLCALAIVSVFGASLTLSVSVIIFFSWASLARIIRGQVLSLRQREFIEASRSLGAGLLSMMVVDVLPNLAVTITIYTTMMIPSAIVFEATLSFLGLGIVPPAASWGGMLADASASSVYLAAPWLVLFPGLALLFSTLSFNVLGDSLRDALDPKASRVSSRAAARRFAKMAAAGKKVSA; translated from the coding sequence ATGAGCGCGATCGAGGTGACGGGACGCGGCGCGCTGGCGCTCACGTGGCGACGCCTGCGCCGCGATCCCGCCAGCGTGGTGGCGAGCTTGTTCATCCTCGCGCTGATCGCGTTCGCGCTCGCCGCACCGCTCGTCGCGCAGTGGACCGGCCACGGCGAGGCCGAGCAGTTCCGCGACACGGGGCTCACCCCGGCGGGGCTGCCGGTCGGCCCGTCCCGTGAGTTCCTGCTCGGCACCGACCACCTCGGGCGGGACGTCCTGGTGCGCCTCGCCTACGGAGCGCGGGTGTCCCTCCTGGTCGGCGTGTTGGCCTCGTTGGCCGCCTCGGTAATCGCCGTGATCGTCGGCACGGTCGCAGGCTTCGTCGGCGGATGGGTGGACACCGTGCTGTCCCGGCTCATCGACCTGGTGATGAGCGTCCCCTTCCTGCTGTGCGCCCTGGCGATCGTGTCCGTGTTCGGAGCGTCGCTGACGCTGAGCGTGAGCGTCATCATCTTCTTCAGCTGGGCGAGTCTCGCGCGCATCATCCGTGGTCAGGTGCTGTCGCTGAGGCAGCGGGAGTTCATCGAGGCGTCCCGCTCGCTCGGTGCGGGGCTCCTGTCGATGATGGTGGTCGACGTGCTGCCCAACCTCGCGGTGACGATCACGATCTACACCACGATGATGATCCCCTCGGCGATCGTGTTCGAGGCGACCCTGTCGTTCCTCGGCCTGGGCATCGTGCCCCCGGCGGCCAGCTGGGGAGGCATGCTCGCCGACGCCTCGGCGTCCTCGGTGTATCTGGCGGCCCCGTGGCTCGTGCTGTTCCCGGGGCTCGCGCTGCTGTTCAGCACATTGAGTTTCAACGTCCTGGGCGACTCCCTTCGGGATGCCCTCGACCCGAAGGCCTCGCGGGTCTCGAGCAGGGCGGCGGCACGACGGTTCGCCAAGATGGCCGCCGCGGGGAAGAAGGTCTCGGCATGA
- a CDS encoding ABC transporter ATP-binding protein, producing the protein MALLDVEHLSIQIPTEDGIIHAAQDISFSVEAGTLFGIVGESGSGKSVLTQAITGLLPGASVTGRALLDGEDLLALSPEELRRKRGSQIGMIFQDPLSTLHPFYKVGAQIVEAIQAHEKVPAREAQRRTAEMLTRVGIQPDQAFSAYPHQFSGGMRQRVMIAMALICHPQLVIADEPTTALDVTVQHQIIELLDEMRHELGTTIVMISHDLGLMATVADDLMVLYAGNRMETGRSEALFRQPAHPYTAGLLASSPSRGVPGEPLVAIPGRPPSLLDVAEGCVFADRCRMVMERCRFERPPVRVYDDGGEATCWLERPAVLSEEPAPLPSRTGEQVPTPGLTRPVADDLLRNTPIVEVSGVRVSFAQRGTLRRQPPREVLKGIDLVVHTGETVGLVGESGCGKSTLARVIAGLQPMDAGTVRLAGHDLSTLGARQWHQLRKEVQIVFQDPIGSLNPRRRVGAIIGDPFRIHHLAFGDERRRLVQHLMEVVGLKPEHYNRFPGEFSGGERQRIGIARALALNPSLIICDEPVSALDVSVQAQVLNLMKELQAEFGLSYLFISHDLAVVRHISDRIAVMDAGQIVELGDAAQVHDHPHHPFTRRLLEASMHATLRDPGTPRKLLVQAGERA; encoded by the coding sequence ATGGCGTTGCTGGACGTCGAGCATCTCAGCATCCAGATCCCGACGGAGGATGGGATCATCCACGCCGCTCAGGACATCAGTTTCTCGGTCGAGGCGGGCACGCTGTTCGGGATCGTCGGTGAGTCGGGCTCGGGCAAGTCGGTGCTGACGCAGGCCATCACCGGTCTGCTGCCGGGGGCGTCGGTCACCGGGCGTGCCCTGCTCGACGGCGAGGACCTTCTCGCCCTCAGTCCCGAGGAGCTGCGCCGCAAGCGTGGTTCCCAGATCGGGATGATCTTCCAGGACCCGCTGTCGACGCTCCACCCCTTCTACAAGGTCGGCGCCCAGATCGTCGAGGCCATCCAGGCGCACGAGAAGGTGCCGGCCCGCGAGGCCCAGCGGCGTACCGCCGAGATGCTGACGCGCGTCGGCATCCAACCCGACCAGGCGTTCTCCGCCTACCCCCACCAGTTCTCCGGTGGCATGAGACAACGGGTGATGATCGCGATGGCGCTGATCTGTCACCCCCAGCTGGTGATCGCCGACGAGCCGACCACCGCACTGGACGTCACCGTCCAGCACCAGATCATCGAGCTGCTCGACGAGATGCGTCACGAACTCGGAACGACGATCGTGATGATCAGCCACGACCTCGGGCTGATGGCGACGGTGGCCGACGACCTCATGGTTCTCTACGCGGGCAACCGCATGGAGACCGGCCGCAGCGAGGCACTCTTCCGCCAGCCGGCCCACCCGTACACCGCCGGGTTGCTCGCGTCCTCCCCCTCGCGGGGAGTGCCCGGAGAGCCGCTGGTGGCCATCCCGGGACGCCCGCCCAGCCTGCTGGACGTGGCGGAGGGATGCGTGTTCGCGGACCGTTGCCGGATGGTGATGGAGCGGTGCCGGTTCGAGCGTCCGCCCGTGCGCGTGTACGACGACGGTGGCGAGGCGACCTGCTGGTTGGAGCGCCCGGCGGTGCTGTCCGAGGAGCCCGCACCGCTGCCGAGCCGGACGGGCGAGCAGGTGCCGACGCCGGGGCTCACCCGTCCCGTGGCCGACGATCTGCTGCGCAACACACCGATCGTGGAGGTCAGCGGGGTCCGCGTCAGCTTCGCGCAGCGCGGGACGCTGCGGCGTCAGCCCCCCAGGGAGGTGCTCAAGGGGATCGACCTGGTCGTCCACACCGGGGAGACCGTCGGGCTGGTGGGGGAGTCGGGTTGCGGGAAGTCCACCCTCGCACGAGTGATCGCCGGGCTCCAGCCGATGGACGCGGGCACAGTGCGGCTCGCGGGGCACGACCTGTCGACCCTTGGCGCGCGGCAGTGGCATCAGCTGCGCAAGGAGGTGCAGATCGTGTTCCAGGACCCGATCGGCTCGCTCAATCCCCGCCGGCGCGTGGGAGCGATCATCGGCGACCCGTTCCGGATCCACCATCTGGCGTTCGGGGACGAGCGGCGCCGCCTCGTGCAGCACCTGATGGAGGTGGTCGGGCTCAAGCCCGAGCACTACAACCGCTTTCCCGGGGAGTTCTCGGGCGGGGAGCGCCAGCGCATCGGCATCGCCCGGGCACTGGCACTGAATCCGTCCCTCATCATCTGTGACGAGCCCGTGTCCGCGCTCGACGTCTCGGTCCAGGCGCAGGTGCTCAACCTGATGAAGGAACTTCAGGCTGAGTTCGGGCTGTCCTACCTGTTCATCTCGCACGATCTGGCGGTGGTCCGGCACATCTCCGACCGGATCGCCGTGATGGACGCGGGCCAGATCGTCGAGCTCGGCGACGCCGCGCAGGTCCACGACCATCCACACCATCCGTTCACTCGACGACTCCTGGAGGCGAGCATGCATGCCACACTCCGCGACCCCGGCACACCGAGGAAACTGCTCGTGCAGGCGGGAGAGCGGGCATGA